AAACAATCAGGCAATTCATCATTACAAACTAAATATGACATAGACATTATTAGAGCTCTTACATGCAACTCCCAATCTTGTCCACCACCAATAGAATTTTCATCAAACCCTTTTAACTTCTTAAATGACGATTTTCTCCAAAGAGGACTAGTTATTGACCAAGGAAACGAATAACTTAAAAATTGAGACAAATCACCCCTCATTGAAGGGTTTGAAAACAATTGAGTATCATCTAAAATTTTCTCACAAAAAAACACCATTGGAAAAACAACAAAATCCAATGATGTATTTAAAATCTTGTACAACCTTTTCTCTAAACAATAAGGAGCTATAAGATCATCTGAATCAAGAAAAATCAAAAAATCACCACATGACAAATCTACACCTATATTTCGACAAGTAGCAGCTCCTTTTGGACCACGCTTTCTAGATACAAGCTTAATTCTATCATCAGAATCAACAAACTTTTGAACAACATCTAGAGTTTTGTCTATTGATCCATCATCAACAACAATACACTCCCAATGAATATATGTTTGTAATAAAACAGAATTAAGTGTTTCTGATATTAAATCAGCTCTATTGTAAGAAGGAATAATTATTGAAATCAATGGATCATTTAGCATAAATATCTAAAATTTCATCAGCTAGAACTTTATTATCATAGTTTTCAATCACAAAATTTCTAGCACACTTTCCTATTTGCTTTCTTAATTCTGGAGATTTAATTAATTTAATAGTTGTTTCTACAAATGATGATTTATCATTATAATCAATAACAAAACCAGTTACTCCATGATTAATACTTTCAGGCATCCCCCCTATATTAGAAACTATTACTGGAAGCCCCATAGACTGTGCTTCTTGGATCACTAATCCTTGATTTTCACATCTCCCGCTCTCATCAACACCGCCTGGATACAAAAAGATATCTGCACTATCTAATTCTTTTATTATTTCATCCTGTAATAAACTTCCTTTAAGAACTACTTTATCCCCTAAATTTAACTTCGATATTAAATCTACACATTTAGAATACTCAACTCCATCACCAATAATAACTGCCTCTACATCCCCACTCCCTTTTGCTATAATTTCATTAATCAACTCTATAAAAAACAAACAACCTTTCCATTTAACCAATCGTCCCACAAACACAATTTTAACATCTCTACTTAAATCAATAGTTTTCTTTTGTGGTGAAAAAAAGGAAGTATCTAAACCAACTGGAAGAACAGAAATTAACGAAGTATCAAATCCTAATCTCATTAATTCATTTTTCGTAAAGTTTGTATTAGATGTATAATAAGCTCTTGATTGTTTTAATTTTCTATAAAATTCAGAAGAAAAATCATGAGCATCATAACCATGAAATGTCACAACCATCTTCTTATCTATATCATACTCACACAATAAATCATTAACCAAAACAGCGTTATCACCAAAATGAACATGCATAACATCACAATCACTCTCCTTAATACACAATAAGAGTAAATGATTATATAATTGTCTTAAATTAATAGAAGCAACCCCATACTTAAAGATATTAAAAGAGCTGAGTAAGAATGCTACATCCTTATAATACCTCATTATATTTAGTATTCCTTTCCAAACTCTTTCCAGCTTATTAATAGGCATTGCAATATCTTCTCTCACTAAATCCATTAATGAGTTTTGGATGACAACTGGATGAATCACACCATTCCTTAATACATGTCCAGTACACAATATACTTACTTCACACCCTTTATTTATTAGACTTACAATCTGATTTACAATAAATGTTTCTGATAGAGTGGGAAAGCTAGTAACAACAAATAGAATTTTATTTTTCTTCATCTTTATCGAAAAACTCATCATGCTTAACATTTGACATGAAAAAGTCTAAATCACTCTCACTAAATGCTTCTCTCCACGAATCAATCACTGCTTTATTTGGCAATAAGCCAACTGCATTACTGATTGGATTTACATTATCATTACTCAATAACAGCTCATCGCTAAACACTTTATTATGAATCATCAAGTAAACTTGATAAGGGTTTCGTACTAAATCTTCATATCTAACAATAACAACTTTATTGTTACGCTTTGCGTAATCAAACCATGTGTTCACATGTTCAAACCAATGTTCTACGATATTTTGACTAGGGTTATCAACCTTAATTGCAGGAGTTCCACGCCAATCTAACTTCAACCTCAAAAAATCTGAAAATGAAATCCCTTTATATTTTGAATGAATAAAATTATTAGTCTTCCAAATAGAATATGCAACAGCCCTACCATCTCTATATATATAGATAATAGGCATTTTCACTTTACCTATTCCTCGATTTGGAAAGATATGAGAGCCAAACAATTTACCAAACTCATTTCCTTTTCCATTAACAAGACGATTACTCCAATGTCCCCAAACAACATTATCAGTCATTAAATCTTCTTGCTGATAAAAATTCTTAGCTAAGAATGCCTCCATAAAGTGTGTTCCCGAACGAGGGTGGGAAAAGACTAAAACATATTTATTAGAATATTTAAACTCCTGTTCTACCCACCTACCTACAATAGATTTTATTTTATTATACATCACCTCTCACCTTATAAAATAGACTTACAACAACTTTTTCTATAATTAAGTATTTATTTTTAAACATGACCTTTACCCATATCATATAAAAAAACACAAACACAAAAGATTTAACAAAAGATATCAAAATACTCGAAACATCAACTGAAATCCAGTTAAGACAAACTATCATTAAACCAACAAATAAAGCATTAATAACAATACTTAATAATTGATCTACAAGTGACATTCCTAAGACTTTCCTAACACAGACAAAATTTATCAGTAATGAAATAAACCCTACAATTACAGTCAAGTACAAAAAAACTTCCACACCAAATAAATAACCTAACATTAAACTTAATAATCTAAAAAACTTAACTACCAAACCAGCCTTTAAACGTAAAGACATATATCCCAACCCTACTACTATATTTTGAATTATTGCATTAATAGGAATAAAAAAAGTAGACAACAATAGCATTTTAAAATAAATAACAGACCCTAGCCATTTCTCTGAAAACAATGTTAAAATTATCAAATCCGCAGATAGATATACAATTGCTGTCACACCAAATGAAAGTATTGTAACAACTCCCTTCACATCTTGATATACTTTAATCACTTTTTCTTTATCATCCTGTATACCACTAATATACGGAAACAAAACTTTCATCAAACTTGAAGACAGATACTCTTTTAATAAAATATTTAATGACTTAGCCCTATTATAATAACCTAATTGATTAGCATTCAACACCTTACCAACCAACACCAAATCTAAAGAATTAAACAAACTAGTCAATATTGTATCAATAAATTTTTTACTACTAAATGACCATATATCTTTGACTTCATTTATATTAAAATAAAAAATAGGTCTCCATTTACTCACATACCAACTTAACACCACAATTACCACACGACTAAAAAAGTGCTGAACAACTAACGCCCATACACCATATCCTAATAGGGCAAAAACTACTCCTCCTCCTCCTCCAATAACCACTCCTACTAAATTAATCAAAGAAAGTGACTTAAAATCTAGCCCCTTAGTTAGTTGAATATTTTGAACTACGCCAAAACTACTAACAAAAAACAACCCTGAAAATACTTTTACAATACCAACTAATTCATCTCTTTTGTAAAAA
This portion of the Limibacter armeniacum genome encodes:
- a CDS encoding glycosyltransferase gives rise to the protein MKKNKILFVVTSFPTLSETFIVNQIVSLINKGCEVSILCTGHVLRNGVIHPVVIQNSLMDLVREDIAMPINKLERVWKGILNIMRYYKDVAFLLSSFNIFKYGVASINLRQLYNHLLLLCIKESDCDVMHVHFGDNAVLVNDLLCEYDIDKKMVVTFHGYDAHDFSSEFYRKLKQSRAYYTSNTNFTKNELMRLGFDTSLISVLPVGLDTSFFSPQKKTIDLSRDVKIVFVGRLVKWKGCLFFIELINEIIAKGSGDVEAVIIGDGVEYSKCVDLISKLNLGDKVVLKGSLLQDEIIKELDSADIFLYPGGVDESGRCENQGLVIQEAQSMGLPVIVSNIGGMPESINHGVTGFVIDYNDKSSFVETTIKLIKSPELRKQIGKCARNFVIENYDNKVLADEILDIYAK
- a CDS encoding glycosyltransferase family 2 protein encodes the protein MLNDPLISIIIPSYNRADLISETLNSVLLQTYIHWECIVVDDGSIDKTLDVVQKFVDSDDRIKLVSRKRGPKGAATCRNIGVDLSCGDFLIFLDSDDLIAPYCLEKRLYKILNTSLDFVVFPMVFFCEKILDDTQLFSNPSMRGDLSQFLSYSFPWSITSPLWRKSSFKKLKGFDENSIGGGQDWELHVRALIMSMSYLVCNDELPDCFYRKHEGVRISNQVSKAKIESRKELYTRIGKLLLDKVTLDREQKESFVGVFLQLVCEPFLTIDYRLSILSWKDFTDKLSISKRVKFTGLIYLKILHLLNSNQNRYLRRGFFYGTSVLPDFSRKSYLSSDKKLEVLKFINVEEDCSSII
- a CDS encoding sulfotransferase domain-containing protein, coding for MYNKIKSIVGRWVEQEFKYSNKYVLVFSHPRSGTHFMEAFLAKNFYQQEDLMTDNVVWGHWSNRLVNGKGNEFGKLFGSHIFPNRGIGKVKMPIIYIYRDGRAVAYSIWKTNNFIHSKYKGISFSDFLRLKLDWRGTPAIKVDNPSQNIVEHWFEHVNTWFDYAKRNNKVVIVRYEDLVRNPYQVYLMIHNKVFSDELLLSNDNVNPISNAVGLLPNKAVIDSWREAFSESDLDFFMSNVKHDEFFDKDEEK
- a CDS encoding lipopolysaccharide biosynthesis protein — its product is MLRSIFWDFFGKVFYQAVGLIISIFLARILTPEEFGLIGMALVVVHMSEVYLDLGFGAALIQKKSITNELYSTVFWFNIIMGIVLTLIVFMLSPVIADFYKRDELVGIVKVFSGLFFVSSFGVVQNIQLTKGLDFKSLSLINLVGVVIGGGGGVVFALLGYGVWALVVQHFFSRVVIVVLSWYVSKWRPIFYFNINEVKDIWSFSSKKFIDTILTSLFNSLDLVLVGKVLNANQLGYYNRAKSLNILLKEYLSSSLMKVLFPYISGIQDDKEKVIKVYQDVKGVVTILSFGVTAIVYLSADLIILTLFSEKWLGSVIYFKMLLLSTFFIPINAIIQNIVVGLGYMSLRLKAGLVVKFFRLLSLMLGYLFGVEVFLYLTVIVGFISLLINFVCVRKVLGMSLVDQLLSIVINALFVGLMIVCLNWISVDVSSILISFVKSFVFVFFYMIWVKVMFKNKYLIIEKVVVSLFYKVRGDV